In Panicum virgatum strain AP13 chromosome 4N, P.virgatum_v5, whole genome shotgun sequence, a single window of DNA contains:
- the LOC120669495 gene encoding uncharacterized protein LOC120669495: protein MLKLVAATAVVAMAVAFNFSQRLGLEGEMLYAMAHTFLQLSVIGFVLQFIFTQKNALWLRVQGAAPQLRVRRRRLRHRRGFQRGRRRVVRREEVARRHGQAGVGRAHAGRRRQRLRQAVRRARGRHLLGFYGVFLVVWVLDSVVLEVRLWRSAAVQGEGQLQPHPYSTRTRRARRLTSGRICIFFSCFYLGEISVLSVWDCSTRMLNCLFSSERVPQITQISECQKELYNHTFSSSASTPHTNESTSEPKKSRVEFSHSDLIGDPGKRKPIDDYQPEIRDQVKSYALNGPTQPRNIIFPRKWMSGEFRSFQKTWYDEFDWLEYSEYKNAAYCLYCYLFFNSAKPEKFGSSVFAHQGFVNWKKAKDIFNNHNVCKTHVEARLKCEDFMNQKTNVGRKLVQISKEEEKRYEIRLTASLGVARFLIMQGDAFRGHDESSTSLNKGTYTEIYAEDFDIGDLTVLPNELKSFVNRARRTPEFLGCTELGKVAEIMVKTNMNTSYQLVYRLIELTLILPVATVSDERIFSAMSIIKTDLRSKMGDEWLNDLMICYNEKEIFRKICNEKNQKEVSRDEEMSYVIA from the exons CTTCTCGCAGCGCCTGGGGCTCGAGGGCGAGATGCTCTACGCCATGGCGCACACCTTCCTCCAGCTCTCCGTCATTGGCTTCGTCCTCCAGTTCATCTTCACCCAGAAGAACGCGCTCTGGCTACGGGTCCAAGGTGCAGCACCGCAGCTACGGGTCCGCCGCCGTCGACTACGCCACCGGCGTGGCTTccagcgcgggcggcggcgcgtcgttcGACGCGAAGAAGTGGCACGACGCCATGGCCAGGCTGGGGTGGGGCGTGCTCACGCCGGTCGGCGTCGCCAACGTCTTCGTCAGGCTGTTCGTCGCGCACGAGGCCGCCACCTTCTAGGCTTCTACGGCGTCTTCCTCGTGGTCTGGGTCCTCGACTCGGTTGTCCTCGAGGTCAGGCTCTGGAGGTCCGCTGCTGTTCAAGGAGAAGGGCAGCTACAACCACATCCATACagcacaagaacaagaagggcGAGGCGGCTGACATCGGGACGaatatgcatttttttttcttgtttttacCTTGGTGAAATATCTGTTTTGTCAGTGTGGGATTGTAGCACGCGCATGTTGAATTGCCTATTCTCGAGTGAGAGAGTACCACAAATCACTCAA ATTTCAGAATGTCAAAAAGAACTATACAATCATACTTTTAGTTCAAGTGCTTCAACTCCACACACTAATGAGAGCACATCTGAACCAAAGAAATCTAGAGTGGAGTTTAGTCATTCAGATTTAATTGGGGACCCTGGAAAGCGCAAACCAATTGATGATTATCAGCCTGAAATTAGAGATCAAGTAAAGTCATATGCTTTGAATGGACCAACTCAACCTCGTAATATCATATTTCCTCGTAAATGGATGAGTGGTGAATTTAGATCTTTTCAGAAGACTTGGTATGATGAGTTTGATTGGCTAGAGTATAGTGAGTACAAGAATGCAGCTTATTGCTTGTATTGCTATCTTTTCTTTAATTCAGCAAAGCCTGAAAAGTTTGGTAGTTCGGTCTTTGCACATCAAGGTTTTGTGAATTGGAAAAAAGCTAAGGATATTTTTAATAACCACAATGTTTGCAAGACTCATGTAGAAGCTAGGCTAAAGTGTGAAGACTTTATGAACCAAAAGACAAATGTGGGTAGAAAATTAGTTCAAATTAGCAAGGAGGAAGAAAAGCGTTATGAGATTCGATTGACAGCTTCCTTAGGTGTTGCAAGATTTCTCATAATGCAAGGGGATGCTTTCCGTGGACATGATGAGTCTTCTACTTCCCTTAACAAGGGTACATACA CTGAAATTTATGCTGAGGATTTTGATATTGGTGACCTTACTGTTTTGCCAAATGAACTTAAATCCTTCGTCAACCGTGCTAGAAGAACTCCAGAATTCCTTGGATGTACTGAACTTGGAAAAGTTGCTGAAATTATGGTCAAGACTAATATGAACACATCTTATCAGTTGGTTTATCGTCTCATTGAGCTAACCTTGATACTACCGGTGGCAACAGTTTCAGATGAGAGGATATTTTCAGCCATGTCCattataaagacagatttgcgtAGTAAAATGGGTGATGAATGGCTCAATGACTTGATGATATGCTATAACGAGAAGGAGATATTTAGAAAAATTTGTaatgaaaaaaatcaaaaagaggTTTCAAGAGATGAAGAAATGTCGTATGTTATTGCCTAA